The segment CGTCGATCGTCTGCCACAACGTCTCGCCGCGCCACGAGCCGTCGCGACGGTACGCATCGCGGAGCGACGGAGAGCGGGTGGGGCCGATCGCGGACAACACCCCCGTATGGGGGACGCCGAATTGTGCGGTCAAGCACGCCCCGTTGACGCAGCGTTCTCTTGACGCCCCATGGTCTCTCTGTGTACGACCCCCGGATGCCTTTGCGGGCCCTGTGGGCCGTGTTGTCGCTCGTCTTGACCTGTGCCCCGGACGCTCGCGGGGCCGTGTTGCGCGACAACCTCTACGGCGTGAAATCGCTTTCGGCGACGGACGCCTGGGCGGTCGGCAACTTCGGGGCGATCTACCACACGACCAACGGCGGCCAGACCTGGGAGGCGCGCGACAGCGGCACCAAGTCGCCGCTCTTCAGCGTCGACTTCGTCGACGCCGAGCATGGTTGGGCCGTCGGAAAGTCGGCCGAGATCGTCGCGACGACCGACGGCGGCAAGACCTGGAAGGCGCAGAAGAGCCCGCTCGACCGCAGCAAGCACCTGTTCAAGGTGGCGGCTGCGAGCCCGACGAACGTCTGGGCCGTGGGTGACTGGGGCGCCATCGCCGTCACCACCGACGGCGGCAAGACGTGGGAGGACCGCTCGCTCTCGACGCTCAAGATCGTCGCGCGAGAGCGTCCGGACCGGCAGGAACGGCTCGTCCTGGAGGACGTCGTGCTCTACGACGTCTCGTGGCCCGACCCGAAGCACGGGTTCATCGCGGGCGAGTTCGCGACCGTGCTCGCGACCGCCGACGGCGGCGAGACGTGGGAGAAACGCAACCTCCCCACCGACAAGACGATCTTCGGAATCGATTTCGTCACGCCCGACGAAGGCTGGGCCGTCGGCATCGACGGCCTCGTGCTGCACACGACCGACGGCGGGCGCAACTGGAAGGTCCAACACGGAAATCCCGAGCCGGCGACGATCGACGAGCTGGCCTTCACGGACGCACTCAAGAACCCCGGGATGTACGCCGTCTCGGTCGTCGGGGACACCGGCATGGTCGTCGGCGACACGGGGACGCTGCTCGTGTCGAGCGACGGTGGGCGCACGTGGTCGCGCCACGTCCTCCCAGAGCGAGAGCGCTTCAGCTGGATGCGCGACGTGAGCTTGGTCGCGGGGGCGCGCGGGGTGCTCGTGGGCGCGAAGGGAATGAGCGGGACGGTGCAGGGGAGCGACGTCACGCTCTCCGACGGCGGCAAGGCCGTCACCGCGCCCGACTGATCGCCGGCGGATGATCGCGTAGAGGCCCCATGCTCTCACGGAAGACCATCGAAGCGTATCTCTTCTTTCTGCTGCGCAACAAAGTGCTCGTCTCGATGGTCGTCGCGGTCATCACGGCGGGGCTCGCGTTCTGCATGTGGGAGAAGATGCACGTCTTCACCAACTTCTTCGACCTCTACCCGCCGAACCATCCGTACGTGCGGCTCTACCAGCAGTACCGCAACATGTTCGGCACCGCGAACACGGTCGTGTTCGTGG is part of the Candidatus Eisenbacteria bacterium genome and harbors:
- a CDS encoding YCF48-related protein, with protein sequence MPLRALWAVLSLVLTCAPDARGAVLRDNLYGVKSLSATDAWAVGNFGAIYHTTNGGQTWEARDSGTKSPLFSVDFVDAEHGWAVGKSAEIVATTDGGKTWKAQKSPLDRSKHLFKVAAASPTNVWAVGDWGAIAVTTDGGKTWEDRSLSTLKIVARERPDRQERLVLEDVVLYDVSWPDPKHGFIAGEFATVLATADGGETWEKRNLPTDKTIFGIDFVTPDEGWAVGIDGLVLHTTDGGRNWKVQHGNPEPATIDELAFTDALKNPGMYAVSVVGDTGMVVGDTGTLLVSSDGGRTWSRHVLPERERFSWMRDVSLVAGARGVLVGAKGMSGTVQGSDVTLSDGGKAVTAPD